A genomic region of Pelodiscus sinensis isolate JC-2024 chromosome 17, ASM4963464v1, whole genome shotgun sequence contains the following coding sequences:
- the G3BP1 gene encoding ras GTPase-activating protein-binding protein 1 isoform X1 — MVMEKPSPLLVGREFVRQYYTLLNQAPDYLHRFYGKNSSYVHGGLDSNGKPADAVYGQSDIHKKVLSLNFKDCHTKIRHVDAHATLNDGVVVQVMGELSNNMQPVRRFMQTFVLAPEGSVANKFYVHNDIFRYQDEVFGDSDTEPPEESEEEVEEPEERQQTPETVADDPGTYYEQSVSNDLEEQLEEPVAEPEPEPEPEPEQEPEPEVQEEKSEPVLEETVPEETVEKSPSPVPADPAPAVQEDSRTFSWASVTSKNLPPSGAVPVSGIPPHVVKVPASQPRPESKPESQTPPQRPQRDQRVREQRTSIPPQRGPRPIREGEQGDMETRRIVRYPDSHQLFVGNLPHDVDKTELKDFFQKLGSSLADYGNVVELRINSGGKLPNFGFVVFDDPEPVQKILSNRPIMFRGEVRLNVEEKKTRAAREGDRRDNRPRGPGGTRGGLGGGIRGPPRGGMSQKPGFGAGRGIGQRQ; from the exons ATGGTGATGGAGAAGCCAAGTCCCCTGCTGGTCGGGCGGGAATTTGTGAGGCAGTATTATACTCTGCTCAATCAGGCACCTGACTATCTTCACAG GTTTTATGGAAAGAATTCTTCTTATGTCCATGGTGGCTTGGATTCTAATGGAAAACCAGCTGATGCTGTCTATGGGCAATCT GACATCCACAAGAAGGTGCTGTCACTGAACTTTAAAGACTGCCACACAAAGATCCGTCATGTGGATGCCCATGCTACTCTTAATGATGGTGTTGTAGTCCAGGTGATGGGAGAACTCTCCAATAACATGCAGCCAGTGCGCAGATTCATGCAGACGTTTGTACTTGCTCCTGAG GGTTCTGTTGCTAACAAGTTTTATGTCCATAATGACATCTTCCGCTATCAAGATGAGGTTTTTGGTGATTCGGACACTGAGCCTCCAGAGG AAtctgaggaggaggtggaggaaccTGAGGAAAGACAGCAGACACCAGAGACAGTTGCTGATGACCCTGGCACTTACTATGAGCAGTCTGTCAG CAATGACTTGGAAGAACAGCTGGAGGAACCGGTAGCAGAACCAGAACCTGAGCCGGAACCAGAACCTGAGCAGGAGCCAGAACCAGAAGTTCAGGAAGAAAAATCTGAGCCAGTATTAGAGGAAACTGTTCCCGAGGAGACGGTGGAAAAGAGTCCTTCTCCAGTCCCTGCAGATCCTGCTCCAGCAGTGCAAGAGGATTCCAGG ACATTTTCATGGGCGTCTGTAACCAGCAAGAATCTCCCGCCCAGTGGTGCTGTCCCGGTATCAGGAATACCCCCTCATGTTGTGAAAGTACCAGCTTCGCAG CCCCGTCCCGAGTCTAAGCCTGAATCCCAGACTCCACCACAGAGGCCTCAGAGGGATCAGAGGGTGAGGGAGCAGCGAACAAGCATCCCGCCACAGAGAGGGCCTAGACCAA tccGTGAAGGTGAGCAGGGTGACATGGAAACGAGACGGATTGTCAGGTATCCAGACAGTCACCAGCTGTTTGTTGGGAACCTTCCCCACGATGTGGATAAAACTGAACTGAAGGATTTCTTCCAAA AACTTGGCTCCTCTCTTGCAGATTATGGGAACGTCGTGGAACTCCGCATCAACAGCGGTGGGAAGCTCCCGAACTTTGGGTTTGTGGTGTTTGATGATCCCGAACCCGTTCAGAAGATCCTTAGCAACAGG CCCATCATGTTCAGGGGCGAGGTGCGTTTGAATGTGGAGGAGAAGAAAACACGAGCCGCCAGGGAGGGCGACCGCAGAGACAACCGGCCCCGTGGACCTGGAGGCACTCGGGGAGGGTTGGGAGGTGGGATTCGAGGGCCTCCACGTGGAGGGATGTCTCAGAAACCAGGATTTGGCGCTGGAAGGGGCATCGGGCAACGCCAGTGA
- the G3BP1 gene encoding ras GTPase-activating protein-binding protein 1 isoform X2 — translation MVMEKPSPLLVGREFVRQYYTLLNQAPDYLHRFYGKNSSYVHGGLDSNGKPADAVYGQSDIHKKVLSLNFKDCHTKIRHVDAHATLNDGVVVQVMGELSNNMQPVRRFMQTFVLAPEGSVANKFYVHNDIFRYQDEVFGDSDTEPPEESEEEVEEPEERQQTPETVADDPGTYYEQSVSNDLEEQLEEPVAEPEPEPEPEPEQEPEPEVQEEKSEPVLEETVPEETVEKSPSPVPADPAPAVQEDSRTFSWASVTSKNLPPSGAVPVSGIPPHVVKVPASQPRPESKPESQTPPQRPQRDQRVREQRTSIPPQRGPRPIREGEQGDMETRRIVRYPDSHQLFVGNLPHDVDKTELKDFFQNYGNVVELRINSGGKLPNFGFVVFDDPEPVQKILSNRPIMFRGEVRLNVEEKKTRAAREGDRRDNRPRGPGGTRGGLGGGIRGPPRGGMSQKPGFGAGRGIGQRQ, via the exons ATGGTGATGGAGAAGCCAAGTCCCCTGCTGGTCGGGCGGGAATTTGTGAGGCAGTATTATACTCTGCTCAATCAGGCACCTGACTATCTTCACAG GTTTTATGGAAAGAATTCTTCTTATGTCCATGGTGGCTTGGATTCTAATGGAAAACCAGCTGATGCTGTCTATGGGCAATCT GACATCCACAAGAAGGTGCTGTCACTGAACTTTAAAGACTGCCACACAAAGATCCGTCATGTGGATGCCCATGCTACTCTTAATGATGGTGTTGTAGTCCAGGTGATGGGAGAACTCTCCAATAACATGCAGCCAGTGCGCAGATTCATGCAGACGTTTGTACTTGCTCCTGAG GGTTCTGTTGCTAACAAGTTTTATGTCCATAATGACATCTTCCGCTATCAAGATGAGGTTTTTGGTGATTCGGACACTGAGCCTCCAGAGG AAtctgaggaggaggtggaggaaccTGAGGAAAGACAGCAGACACCAGAGACAGTTGCTGATGACCCTGGCACTTACTATGAGCAGTCTGTCAG CAATGACTTGGAAGAACAGCTGGAGGAACCGGTAGCAGAACCAGAACCTGAGCCGGAACCAGAACCTGAGCAGGAGCCAGAACCAGAAGTTCAGGAAGAAAAATCTGAGCCAGTATTAGAGGAAACTGTTCCCGAGGAGACGGTGGAAAAGAGTCCTTCTCCAGTCCCTGCAGATCCTGCTCCAGCAGTGCAAGAGGATTCCAGG ACATTTTCATGGGCGTCTGTAACCAGCAAGAATCTCCCGCCCAGTGGTGCTGTCCCGGTATCAGGAATACCCCCTCATGTTGTGAAAGTACCAGCTTCGCAG CCCCGTCCCGAGTCTAAGCCTGAATCCCAGACTCCACCACAGAGGCCTCAGAGGGATCAGAGGGTGAGGGAGCAGCGAACAAGCATCCCGCCACAGAGAGGGCCTAGACCAA tccGTGAAGGTGAGCAGGGTGACATGGAAACGAGACGGATTGTCAGGTATCCAGACAGTCACCAGCTGTTTGTTGGGAACCTTCCCCACGATGTGGATAAAACTGAACTGAAGGATTTCTTCCAAA ATTATGGGAACGTCGTGGAACTCCGCATCAACAGCGGTGGGAAGCTCCCGAACTTTGGGTTTGTGGTGTTTGATGATCCCGAACCCGTTCAGAAGATCCTTAGCAACAGG CCCATCATGTTCAGGGGCGAGGTGCGTTTGAATGTGGAGGAGAAGAAAACACGAGCCGCCAGGGAGGGCGACCGCAGAGACAACCGGCCCCGTGGACCTGGAGGCACTCGGGGAGGGTTGGGAGGTGGGATTCGAGGGCCTCCACGTGGAGGGATGTCTCAGAAACCAGGATTTGGCGCTGGAAGGGGCATCGGGCAACGCCAGTGA